A portion of the Acidisarcina polymorpha genome contains these proteins:
- a CDS encoding nuclear transport factor 2 family protein — translation MPRLCARPPNTLPLPPWNNRQCHNGGMNLLPHRAVLSISTALLCGAFTFGQANQLPQRVKRATPEAVVAEHLAAFNACDWKRLMAQFPDNVEFFSPNGEVVRGRQALGEMFAKVVKPPAEGGTCGLHVVAEHTFVVGDVVNVQWRADAPFLAEPYRGADAYETKDGLMAAQVTTFDAAALKMKR, via the coding sequence TTGCCTCGTCTTTGCGCCAGGCCACCCAATACCTTGCCGCTGCCACCATGGAACAACCGCCAATGTCATAATGGCGGCATGAACCTGCTCCCGCATCGGGCCGTCCTCTCCATCTCTACCGCACTGCTCTGCGGCGCTTTCACCTTCGGGCAGGCGAACCAGCTACCACAGCGGGTCAAGCGCGCCACGCCCGAGGCCGTCGTCGCCGAACACCTGGCCGCCTTCAACGCCTGCGACTGGAAGCGGCTGATGGCCCAATTCCCCGATAACGTGGAATTTTTCTCCCCCAACGGCGAAGTCGTGCGAGGCCGCCAGGCGCTTGGAGAGATGTTCGCCAAAGTCGTCAAGCCCCCGGCCGAGGGCGGAACCTGCGGTCTCCACGTGGTCGCCGAACACACCTTCGTAGTCGGCGACGTCGTCAACGTCCAATGGCGCGCCGACGCGCCCTTCCTCGCCGAGCCCTACCGGGGAGCAGATGCCTACGAGACCAAAGACGGTCTGATGGCTGCTCAGGTGACCACCTTCGATGCCGCCGCGTTGAAGATGAAACGCTAA
- the vapC gene encoding type II toxin-antitoxin system VapC family toxin gives MILVDSTVWIDYLGGTINPHTDWLDRELAVRRLGLTDLILYEVLQGVRGDATFRRVHRELSKFQLFNGGGEEIAIAAAQNYRNLRAQGVTVRKSVDCLIATFCLWNGHALLHRDRDFDPYEKHFGLQVVHP, from the coding sequence TTGATCCTCGTCGATAGCACCGTCTGGATCGATTATCTCGGAGGAACCATTAATCCTCACACCGACTGGCTCGATCGAGAACTCGCCGTTCGGCGGCTAGGACTCACCGACCTGATCCTGTATGAAGTCTTGCAGGGAGTGCGCGGCGACGCTACCTTTAGGCGTGTGCATCGTGAGTTGTCGAAGTTCCAATTATTTAACGGCGGCGGCGAAGAAATAGCCATAGCTGCGGCGCAAAACTACCGGAACCTTCGGGCTCAAGGGGTGACAGTGCGTAAGTCGGTCGATTGCCTCATCGCCACCTTCTGCCTATGGAACGGGCACGCTCTCCTGCATCGCGATCGGGACTTCGATCCGTATGAAAAACACTTCGGTTTGCAAGTGGTTCATCCTTGA
- a CDS encoding type II toxin-antitoxin system VapB family antitoxin yields the protein MRTNIELDDELVEKAMRSTGAPTKRAVVDAALRLLVETHAQTSIRKLRGKVQWDANLEESKPLDGLRGDDRP from the coding sequence ATGCGCACGAATATCGAGCTAGACGACGAACTGGTGGAGAAGGCGATGCGCAGCACCGGCGCCCCGACGAAGCGCGCGGTCGTCGATGCCGCTCTCCGATTGCTGGTCGAGACCCACGCGCAGACTTCGATCCGCAAACTTCGCGGCAAGGTGCAGTGGGACGCGAACCTTGAGGAGTCGAAGCCGCTGGATGGTTTGCGCGGCGATGACCGGCCTTGA
- the alaC gene encoding alanine transaminase encodes MEEFPRLTRLPAYVFNITSELKATARRRGEDIIDFGMGNPDGATPKHIVDKMCEAAQKPVTHRYSVSKGLPRLRKAICGWYDRRYGVSLDPETEAIVTIGSKEGIAHLCLATLDRGDVVVVPNPSYPIHIYGPIIAGANVRSVAVHNTDEFLAELEHSIPLMYPRPKMLILNFPANPTTQCVDLAFFERVVALCREHGIYLVHDLAYADIVFDGYRAPSILEVPGAKDIAVEFFTLSKSYNMPGWRVGFMVGNRKLVSALGRLKSYFDYGTFTPIQVASILALEGPQECVAEITENYRCRRDVLVQGLNKAGWEVQNPKATMFVWASIPEPYRHLGSLEFSRKLLLDAKTAVSPGIGFGEFGDQHVRFSLIENEERTRQALRSIRQMFTRDGVMATAL; translated from the coding sequence ATGGAAGAATTCCCCCGGCTCACCCGGCTGCCTGCCTATGTCTTCAACATCACCAGCGAACTGAAAGCCACTGCCCGCCGCCGTGGCGAGGACATCATCGATTTCGGCATGGGCAATCCCGACGGGGCCACGCCGAAACACATCGTCGACAAGATGTGCGAGGCCGCCCAGAAGCCCGTCACCCATCGCTATTCCGTCTCCAAGGGCCTGCCCCGCTTGCGCAAGGCGATCTGCGGCTGGTATGACCGCCGCTACGGAGTCTCGCTCGATCCCGAGACGGAGGCCATCGTCACCATCGGCTCGAAAGAGGGCATCGCCCATCTCTGCCTCGCGACCCTCGACCGCGGCGATGTCGTTGTCGTGCCCAATCCGAGTTATCCGATCCACATCTACGGACCGATCATCGCCGGCGCGAACGTGCGCAGCGTTGCCGTGCACAACACTGACGAATTTCTTGCGGAGCTCGAGCACTCCATTCCGCTCATGTACCCGCGGCCCAAGATGCTGATCCTGAACTTCCCCGCCAACCCGACCACCCAATGCGTCGATCTGGCCTTCTTCGAGCGGGTGGTCGCTTTATGCCGGGAGCACGGCATCTATCTGGTCCACGATCTCGCGTATGCTGACATCGTCTTTGACGGCTACCGCGCCCCGTCGATCCTCGAAGTACCCGGAGCAAAAGACATAGCGGTCGAGTTCTTTACTCTTTCGAAAAGCTACAACATGCCCGGATGGCGGGTCGGCTTTATGGTCGGCAACCGCAAGTTGGTGTCGGCCCTCGGGCGGTTGAAGAGCTACTTTGACTACGGCACCTTTACGCCGATCCAGGTCGCCTCCATTCTTGCGCTCGAGGGGCCGCAGGAATGCGTTGCCGAAATCACCGAGAACTACCGCTGCCGTCGCGACGTACTGGTCCAGGGCTTGAATAAAGCCGGTTGGGAGGTACAAAACCCGAAAGCGACCATGTTTGTTTGGGCCAGTATTCCCGAGCCGTACCGGCATCTCGGTTCGCTTGAGTTCTCCCGCAAGCTCCTGCTTGACGCGAAAACGGCGGTCAGCCCCGGCATTGGCTTTGGAGAGTTCGGCGATCAACACGTTCGTTTTTCTCTCATCGAGAATGAGGAACGCACGCGCCAGGCGCTCCGCTCCATCCGTCAGATGTTCACCCGCGACGGAGTCATGGCAACCGCGCTTTGA
- a CDS encoding NAD(P)/FAD-dependent oxidoreductase — protein sequence MPRGGVDDLQDGMKKTAIIIGAGPAGLTAAYELLTRSDIHPIVLEKSAAMGGISRTINYKGNRIDIGGHRFFSKSDRVMDWWLSHMPIEAPAAGSQQISYHGQSREVDGPAASSDDAVMLIRQRKSRIYFLRRFFDYPIRLSAQTLWKLGLFRTVKIAFSYLRTVVFPPKKVENLEDFFISRFGRELYLTFFKSYTEKVWGMPCDKISAEWGAQRIKGLSITKSLLHFLKTVTTRKAADVGQKNTETSLIENFMYPRLGPGQLWELVADKILAMGGEIVTGVDVDRIHCVGNDVVSISGVDAAGAAREFRGDYFFSTMPIQELVRAIDVSVPPRIKEISEGLQYRDFITVGLLASKLSVQDKAAKSSANSTDGNLHIKDNWIYIQEPDVTAGRLQIFNNWSPFLVRDQNTVWIGVEYFCYDTDPIWSQPDEQIAALAKRELEQIGILKQADVLDATVIRVPKTYPAYFGAYEHFDELRRYLDEFPNLFLVGRNGMHKYNNQDHSMLTAMTAVDNILLGREDKENIWAVNTEMEYHEKRSESKSEAEVPVAVRA from the coding sequence ATGCCGCGTGGCGGGGTTGACGATCTGCAGGATGGAATGAAGAAAACCGCTATTATCATCGGAGCAGGTCCGGCCGGCCTCACCGCCGCCTATGAGCTGCTCACCCGCAGCGATATCCATCCGATCGTCCTTGAGAAAAGCGCCGCCATGGGCGGCATCTCCCGCACCATCAACTACAAGGGCAACCGCATCGACATTGGCGGTCACCGCTTCTTTTCGAAGAGCGACCGGGTCATGGACTGGTGGCTCAGCCACATGCCGATCGAGGCGCCGGCCGCCGGTAGTCAGCAGATCTCCTACCATGGCCAGAGCCGCGAAGTGGACGGTCCCGCCGCCAGCAGTGACGATGCGGTCATGCTGATCCGCCAGCGGAAGTCGCGAATTTATTTTCTGCGCCGCTTCTTCGACTATCCGATCCGTCTCAGCGCCCAGACCTTGTGGAAGCTGGGCCTGTTCAGGACCGTCAAAATCGCCTTCAGCTATCTGCGAACGGTGGTCTTCCCTCCGAAAAAAGTCGAGAATCTCGAAGACTTCTTCATCAGCCGCTTTGGCCGCGAGCTCTACTTGACGTTTTTCAAGTCCTATACCGAAAAAGTGTGGGGAATGCCGTGCGATAAAATCAGCGCGGAATGGGGGGCACAGCGGATCAAAGGCCTCTCCATCACCAAAAGCCTGCTTCATTTCCTGAAAACCGTCACTACCAGGAAGGCAGCCGATGTTGGCCAGAAAAACACTGAGACCAGCCTCATCGAGAACTTCATGTATCCCCGGCTCGGCCCCGGTCAATTGTGGGAACTGGTGGCCGATAAGATCCTGGCCATGGGCGGCGAGATCGTCACCGGTGTCGACGTGGATCGAATCCATTGCGTCGGCAACGATGTCGTCAGCATCTCTGGTGTCGATGCGGCCGGCGCTGCACGCGAGTTCCGTGGCGACTACTTCTTTTCGACCATGCCCATCCAGGAGCTTGTTCGCGCCATTGATGTGTCCGTGCCGCCAAGGATCAAGGAGATCAGTGAAGGCCTCCAGTATCGCGACTTCATCACCGTCGGACTTCTGGCGAGCAAGTTGAGCGTTCAGGACAAAGCCGCTAAGTCCTCAGCTAACTCGACGGATGGCAACTTACATATCAAAGATAACTGGATCTACATTCAAGAGCCGGATGTTACTGCCGGCAGATTGCAAATCTTCAACAACTGGAGCCCATTTTTAGTTCGTGACCAGAATACAGTCTGGATTGGCGTCGAGTACTTTTGTTACGACACCGATCCCATCTGGAGCCAGCCGGACGAGCAGATCGCCGCCCTCGCCAAACGCGAGCTCGAGCAGATCGGCATCTTGAAACAAGCGGATGTGCTCGATGCCACAGTCATTCGCGTTCCCAAGACTTACCCTGCCTACTTCGGCGCATACGAACATTTCGACGAACTCCGCCGGTACCTGGACGAGTTCCCCAATCTCTTCCTTGTCGGCCGCAATGGAATGCACAAATACAACAACCAGGACCATTCCATGCTCACCGCGATGACCGCCGTGGATAACATCCTGCTAGGGCGAGAAGATAAGGAAAATATCTGGGCTGTCAATACAGAAATGGAATACCACGAAAAACGCTCTGAGAGTAAAAGCGAGGCCGAGGTTCCCGTAGCCGTCCGCGCCTAG
- a CDS encoding FkbM family methyltransferase → MPGLLRSIVRSYVRHSPIEKGKYHVVQAMRRIDPPKKVVSLVAGRYLMELDLSEYLQGQLYYFGYFEKELTRLIEASLQPGSVMVDAGANIGTFSLLAASLGATCHAFEAAPDNCAALRRNMALNQFTSIEVHECALSDHSGEATFYLYEETGERNMCGQNALFKRGHGREIREPTATLDSALSDLPRIDFIKSDVEGADFLVLRGARGILDKFHPLVVVEAAEELASKLGGSVQDILKILGEHGYRVSELTRSGLVPIDPSTRPIEFATLVARFPRPS, encoded by the coding sequence ATGCCCGGTTTGCTTCGTTCTATCGTTCGGAGCTACGTTCGGCACTCGCCCATCGAAAAAGGCAAGTACCATGTCGTTCAGGCTATGCGAAGGATCGACCCGCCGAAGAAAGTGGTTTCCCTAGTCGCCGGCCGCTATCTCATGGAACTCGACCTCTCCGAATATCTTCAAGGACAGCTTTACTACTTCGGCTATTTTGAGAAGGAGCTCACCCGGCTCATCGAAGCAAGCCTTCAACCAGGATCGGTAATGGTCGATGCCGGCGCCAACATCGGAACGTTTTCGCTGCTGGCGGCGAGTCTTGGAGCAACCTGTCACGCCTTCGAAGCCGCTCCGGACAACTGTGCTGCGCTGCGTCGCAACATGGCGCTCAACCAGTTCACCAGCATAGAGGTCCACGAGTGCGCGCTCTCGGACCACTCTGGAGAAGCGACTTTCTATTTGTATGAAGAGACCGGCGAGCGAAACATGTGCGGTCAGAATGCACTCTTTAAGCGGGGACACGGCCGCGAAATTCGAGAGCCGACGGCGACCCTAGATTCAGCCCTCAGCGATCTTCCCCGGATTGATTTCATCAAGAGCGATGTTGAGGGCGCGGACTTCCTGGTGTTGCGAGGCGCGCGCGGCATCCTGGATAAATTCCACCCGTTGGTTGTCGTTGAAGCGGCAGAGGAACTTGCCTCAAAGCTCGGCGGCAGTGTCCAAGACATCCTCAAGATCCTGGGGGAGCACGGCTATCGGGTGAGCGAACTCACCCGGTCGGGATTGGTGCCGATCGATCCCTCCACTCGGCCGATCGAGTTCGCGACCCTCGTCGCCCGTTTTCCTCGTCCCTCTTAG
- a CDS encoding Gfo/Idh/MocA family protein, whose translation MSFAPNRRSFLIAGGLTALASTRVLGANDTLRIGVIGAGGRMRNLLDAADKVGPYQIVAVSDVYGPHRDAVKERSNGLATTHLDYHEVLAKDVDAVLIAAPDHWHVRMAVDALGAGKDVYLEKPVTHTIEEGATLAHAVHASKQVLQCGMQQRSWTHFRNAVDLIQAGSLGRVLQVRTYWWQNYNVSWVPKPMEVEALDWKQWLGGAPDQPFSLEKYYRWRWFWNFGGGAMTDLFSHWIDVVHWAMKADQPREAQMLADKYVFDQWDCPDTIQAALRYPGFDVVYEGMMASSIDDGGLEFRGTDATLKLDRSGMSVYREGVPSKENPVLTERSFRDGTITHMQNFFDCIKSRKEPNAPVEAGIAAARAGHIANLAYKHGGQISWPPKGTA comes from the coding sequence ATGTCTTTCGCACCCAATCGTCGCAGCTTTCTGATCGCGGGCGGTTTGACCGCTCTAGCCTCCACCCGGGTTCTCGGCGCCAACGACACGCTGCGCATAGGAGTCATTGGCGCTGGCGGGCGGATGCGCAACCTTCTCGACGCCGCCGACAAAGTCGGTCCCTATCAAATTGTCGCCGTCAGCGATGTTTATGGCCCGCATCGCGACGCCGTCAAAGAGCGCTCGAACGGCCTGGCCACCACTCATCTCGATTATCACGAAGTGCTCGCAAAGGATGTCGATGCGGTGCTCATTGCGGCGCCTGATCATTGGCACGTGCGCATGGCGGTTGACGCGCTCGGCGCCGGCAAAGACGTCTACCTGGAGAAACCGGTCACTCACACTATCGAAGAGGGTGCGACGCTCGCGCACGCGGTCCACGCCAGCAAACAAGTCCTGCAATGCGGCATGCAGCAGCGCAGTTGGACCCACTTCCGCAATGCCGTCGATCTGATCCAGGCCGGAAGCCTCGGGCGAGTGCTTCAGGTGAGGACCTACTGGTGGCAGAACTACAACGTTAGCTGGGTCCCCAAGCCGATGGAGGTCGAGGCACTCGATTGGAAGCAGTGGCTCGGGGGCGCACCCGACCAGCCTTTCAGCCTGGAAAAATACTACCGCTGGCGCTGGTTCTGGAACTTCGGCGGAGGCGCCATGACCGATCTCTTCAGTCATTGGATCGATGTTGTGCATTGGGCCATGAAGGCAGATCAGCCGCGGGAGGCGCAGATGCTGGCCGACAAATACGTCTTCGACCAATGGGACTGTCCCGACACCATCCAGGCCGCGCTCCGTTATCCAGGATTCGATGTCGTCTACGAAGGCATGATGGCGTCCTCGATCGACGACGGAGGCCTGGAGTTTCGCGGCACCGACGCGACCCTCAAACTCGACCGCAGCGGCATGAGCGTCTACCGCGAAGGCGTACCCAGCAAAGAAAATCCGGTGCTCACCGAACGCAGCTTTCGAGATGGCACAATCACGCACATGCAGAATTTCTTCGACTGCATCAAGTCGCGAAAGGAACCCAATGCCCCGGTCGAAGCAGGCATCGCCGCCGCTCGAGCCGGACATATCGCGAACCTTGCATACAAACACGGCGGCCAGATCTCCTGGCCTCCGAAAGGTACTGCCTAA
- a CDS encoding STAS domain-containing protein translates to MTTDPGFHYEIEKTQDDIKGRITTVTCHGRLTSEKASKFKEAIKPIIADGGKIIVDFADVSYLDSSGLGALVGVKVSALHKGLCTLDLINISDRIKDLLRLANLTKLFSS, encoded by the coding sequence ATGACGACGGATCCTGGATTCCATTATGAGATTGAGAAGACGCAAGACGACATTAAGGGCAGGATCACCACGGTCACCTGTCACGGCAGACTAACCAGTGAGAAAGCCTCGAAGTTCAAGGAAGCGATCAAGCCGATCATCGCCGACGGCGGCAAGATCATCGTCGATTTCGCGGACGTCAGCTACCTCGATAGCTCTGGCCTAGGCGCCTTAGTCGGCGTGAAGGTCTCGGCTCTCCACAAAGGACTTTGTACCCTTGATTTAATCAACATCTCTGATCGAATCAAGGATTTGCTGCGCCTCGCCAATCTCACCAAGTTATTCTCCTCTTGA
- a CDS encoding response regulator transcription factor yields the protein MAERILILDDEAQITRVLRAALSAQAYDVRIANDPEEALRLFEDWAPDLIITDLMMPGISGIEVCRSIRKKASTPIIVLSVRDQERSKVEALDAGADDYVTKPFSIQELLARVRAHLRRAPERNSDQAVEIGDFSVNPEAHTVTVSGRGVHLTPKEFDLLLHFARNSGKVLTHRALLTAVWGAQSAHQPEYLRVFIGQLRRKLENGSGKQYFQTEPWVGYRFLPDGLPE from the coding sequence ATGGCGGAACGAATCCTGATTCTTGACGATGAAGCGCAGATAACCCGGGTTTTGCGGGCCGCGCTCTCGGCGCAGGCATACGATGTGAGGATTGCGAACGATCCCGAAGAGGCCTTGCGGCTCTTCGAAGATTGGGCACCGGACTTGATCATCACGGACTTGATGATGCCAGGAATCAGTGGCATAGAGGTCTGCAGGAGCATCCGAAAGAAAGCATCGACGCCCATCATCGTTCTTTCTGTTCGCGACCAGGAGCGGTCCAAAGTGGAGGCGCTCGATGCCGGCGCCGACGATTATGTGACCAAGCCATTTAGCATTCAAGAGCTTCTGGCGCGGGTTCGGGCCCACTTGCGCCGGGCTCCGGAACGCAACTCCGATCAGGCAGTAGAGATTGGAGACTTCAGTGTCAACCCTGAAGCGCATACCGTTACGGTTAGCGGGCGGGGCGTTCATCTGACCCCAAAAGAGTTTGATTTGCTGCTGCATTTCGCCCGCAACTCCGGCAAGGTCCTCACCCATCGGGCTTTGCTGACCGCGGTATGGGGAGCCCAGTCTGCCCATCAGCCCGAATATTTACGGGTCTTCATCGGGCAACTTCGGCGAAAGCTCGAGAATGGGAGCGGAAAGCAGTATTTCCAAACCGAGCCCTGGGTAGGCTATCGCTTCCTGCCAGATGGTCTTCCCGAGTAG
- the kdpF gene encoding K(+)-transporting ATPase subunit F codes for MDITTAVVVVLTVLLLAYLFATLLRPEKF; via the coding sequence ATGGATATCACGACCGCCGTCGTCGTTGTGCTTACGGTTCTATTACTTGCCTACTTGTTTGCGACCCTTTTGCGGCCGGAGAAATTTTAA
- the kdpA gene encoding potassium-transporting ATPase subunit KdpA, translating into MTWNGWLQFAVFFGVVLALMRPLGIYIAKVLEGQKTFLDPVLRPIEKLVYRVSGVDAKEEMNWRQYSVAMLLFSFVSLFLTYLIERAQHFLPWNPQGLPGVTPDLAWNTAASFTTNTNWQSYVPEAVMSYFTEMVGLAYHNFLSAAVGIAVAIALVRGIARKQSGTIGNFWVDSTRTILWILLPICLVVSPILIQQGVPQNLKAYTVATTLEKSPAPQTIGQGPVASQEAIKMLGTNGGGFFNTNSAHPYENPTPLTNFIEMLLMFLIPAALTVTLGRLTGSPGHGWAVFGTMAALFVIGFVGIYAAESQAHPLLHNVSQHATALQSGGNMEGKEVRFGVSQSALFSAITTDESCGAVNAMHDSYMPLGGMIPLINIMLGEIVFGGVGSGLYGVLIYVVLAVFIAGLMVGRTPEYLGKKIEAFDVKMAMLYILIFPLLILVFTAISVLSPNMGLSALANNGPHGLTEILYAFTSSAGNNGSAFAGVSVNTHWYNVTLGITMLAGRFLMMIPMLAIAGNLATKKSVPPSPGTFPVNTTLFSVLLGGVIVIVGALTFFPALSLGPILEHLLLRSGQLF; encoded by the coding sequence ATGACTTGGAACGGATGGCTGCAGTTTGCCGTGTTTTTCGGAGTGGTCCTTGCACTCATGCGTCCGCTTGGTATTTATATCGCCAAGGTGCTTGAAGGGCAGAAGACTTTTCTTGACCCGGTTCTTAGGCCAATTGAAAAGCTCGTCTACCGCGTCAGCGGGGTGGATGCGAAGGAGGAGATGAACTGGCGGCAGTACTCCGTCGCCATGCTGCTCTTCAGCTTCGTCTCTTTGTTCCTGACCTACCTCATTGAGCGAGCTCAACACTTTCTACCTTGGAATCCACAAGGATTGCCGGGCGTCACACCAGATCTGGCGTGGAACACTGCCGCGTCTTTCACGACCAATACAAATTGGCAGTCGTATGTGCCTGAAGCAGTGATGAGCTACTTCACCGAGATGGTCGGGCTTGCCTACCACAACTTCCTCAGCGCGGCGGTCGGCATCGCGGTTGCCATTGCCCTGGTCAGGGGCATTGCTCGTAAACAGTCCGGGACCATCGGGAACTTCTGGGTCGACTCGACCAGGACAATCCTTTGGATCCTGCTGCCGATTTGCCTGGTCGTCTCGCCAATCTTGATCCAACAGGGCGTTCCTCAGAACCTGAAGGCGTATACGGTCGCCACGACGCTGGAGAAGTCTCCGGCGCCGCAGACCATCGGCCAGGGGCCAGTCGCTTCGCAGGAAGCCATCAAGATGCTGGGCACCAATGGCGGCGGCTTCTTCAACACCAACAGCGCGCATCCCTACGAAAATCCAACGCCATTAACCAACTTTATCGAGATGCTGCTGATGTTCCTGATTCCCGCGGCGCTCACGGTGACGCTGGGCAGACTGACCGGCTCTCCAGGCCATGGATGGGCGGTCTTCGGCACCATGGCTGCACTCTTCGTCATCGGATTTGTCGGAATTTATGCGGCAGAGTCGCAGGCCCACCCGCTCTTGCACAATGTCTCGCAGCATGCCACGGCGCTGCAATCGGGCGGCAATATGGAGGGCAAGGAGGTGCGCTTCGGCGTCTCTCAGTCGGCGCTCTTCTCCGCCATCACTACGGATGAAAGCTGCGGCGCGGTCAATGCAATGCACGACTCTTACATGCCACTCGGCGGAATGATCCCGCTGATTAATATCATGCTTGGCGAGATCGTCTTCGGCGGGGTCGGCTCCGGGCTCTATGGAGTTCTGATCTATGTGGTGCTCGCGGTCTTTATCGCCGGGCTGATGGTCGGGCGCACGCCGGAGTATCTCGGCAAGAAGATCGAAGCCTTCGATGTGAAGATGGCGATGCTCTACATCCTCATCTTTCCTCTGCTGATCCTTGTGTTCACAGCCATTTCCGTCCTGTCCCCCAACATGGGTCTGAGCGCGCTCGCGAACAACGGTCCGCATGGACTCACCGAAATTCTCTATGCGTTTACCTCATCGGCGGGCAACAATGGATCCGCCTTCGCAGGCGTCAGCGTCAATACTCATTGGTATAACGTCACCCTCGGCATCACCATGCTGGCTGGCCGTTTCCTGATGATGATCCCGATGCTGGCGATCGCCGGGAATCTGGCCACGAAGAAAAGCGTGCCGCCTTCACCCGGAACATTCCCTGTGAATACGACCCTGTTCTCGGTGCTGCTCGGCGGCGTAATCGTCATCGTGGGCGCCTTGACTTTCTTTCCGGCGTTGAGCCTTGGCCCAATCCTCGAACACTTGCTGCTCCGGTCCGGGCAGCTGTTCTAA